A part of Nocardioides sp. WS12 genomic DNA contains:
- a CDS encoding DUF2442 domain-containing protein → MIDATALVEVVSARSLFGTVASLRFDDGVAKVVDLSPLMTGQVFDEVRRMGWTTKFRVDTELGTIVWPNGADLPPARLRFEAPTLAETGGSHVSHPSAVWADTMVLLREAGVAKRQVKVSAPAISVRSMTRKISFASGQRTEQFTLVVPNRKLTATTRKFVEDSEKVKLPA, encoded by the coding sequence ATGATTGACGCCACAGCGTTGGTCGAGGTTGTCTCGGCTAGGTCACTTTTTGGAACAGTTGCGTCCCTACGATTCGACGATGGAGTCGCGAAAGTCGTCGATTTGTCGCCGCTGATGACCGGTCAGGTTTTCGATGAAGTCAGGCGCATGGGCTGGACGACGAAGTTTCGGGTGGATACAGAGCTCGGGACGATCGTGTGGCCTAACGGCGCGGATCTACCGCCCGCTCGGCTGCGTTTTGAAGCACCGACCCTCGCAGAGACTGGCGGATCACACGTCTCCCACCCCTCTGCCGTTTGGGCGGACACGATGGTCCTGCTCCGCGAGGCGGGCGTTGCGAAGCGCCAGGTTAAGGTCTCGGCGCCCGCGATTTCGGTTCGGTCGATGACCCGCAAGATTTCATTTGCGTCTGGGCAAAGGACCGAGCAGTTCACACTCGTCGTCCCGAACCGGAAGCTGACAGCCACCACTCGCAAGTTCGTCGAAGACAGCGAGAAGGTCAAGCTTCCTGCCTGA
- a CDS encoding PQQ-dependent sugar dehydrogenase produces MLRGVLGSLLVLATALTGSLTLAVSGAEAATRPTLTASPTPPMVGESVTARTQFATRVVRPVRLQRLSGTRWITVTRGSSTRRGAVALAYRATATRTVLRVLAPATRIHGRRYATRVSGVAAVRGTPQTVGVVFARDAGARVDARVTVSHARSGRVVEVLAQQADATWKVVATRRLGTSRTFLIDDAVPAASVAGKRLRVWTAAYRGAAATASSMLLPPTVGVPAVDGDPAQLTVGTTGTVRSVRFYLDGKLLGEDTAAPWGLSADPAAGTHDVVARAIGPVESVISPVTAFERATSPLGADSGIAENFAIDTVQSGLELPTSAGSTPEGIVFVAEKGGRVKVVEPNDDGWSVPHTVLDLSDDVLDEGDSGLTGLAVDPDFAANGYVYVSYVREGGVDRHAQQVVRFTWDGTDLAEASRHVVLGSVTGPECWEDAAIRTPDCVPLIGLSHTIGDLGFDDDGRLLVGIGDGALYLAEGGLQGRLETWRAQDPDVLAGKVLRIDPVTGRGVPDNPLYDGDGSSNASRVLALGLRNPFRFTMHGDQLVIGDVGEGDWEEINVRHLDESDAPDEPANFGWPCLEGENDTDLGDVTDPDSPWVACGAVRGEDGASAPSYSYPHNGNGGSISGGVFLDSTAYPASMRGRYVFGDYAQAFIRTADVDHDGEATGVAGLADATAAEGPVKFFTGPDGLVWSVSITTGSLRRIRWTGEALADRCEVGTFRRTFHDLDGPDSAFDQEYEGEYAWLFPYAAVQVPSAAIADPTCEPTVHLPETGGTRFATSWRGRVDVDAGTWRFQVDGTEWIRLWVDNQPVHDFYANAFWGDNRVHDVALAKGQHLIQVEHLHGDQDVAAADVTWTRVGGPPTVALTAPANGYVPTGGAVPWSVEVSDPDGDDPAALASTVVLAVDSLHYTGTSFHAHPSSRITGQTSGTVQIDDVHAPGSVVIRLKATVTDASGARTTSAPVYICLPGTTAGPCAG; encoded by the coding sequence ATGCTGCGTGGGGTGCTCGGGTCGTTGCTTGTCCTGGCGACGGCGCTCACGGGGTCGCTCACGCTCGCCGTTTCGGGCGCAGAGGCCGCCACCCGCCCGACCCTGACCGCGTCGCCCACGCCGCCCATGGTCGGTGAGTCCGTGACGGCGCGCACCCAGTTCGCCACGCGGGTCGTGCGTCCCGTCCGGCTCCAGCGGCTGTCCGGGACCCGCTGGATCACGGTGACGCGTGGATCCAGCACGCGCCGCGGCGCCGTGGCCCTGGCCTACCGCGCCACTGCCACCCGCACCGTGCTGCGGGTCCTCGCACCGGCCACTCGTATCCACGGCCGGCGGTACGCGACCCGGGTCTCCGGAGTGGCCGCCGTACGCGGCACGCCGCAGACCGTCGGGGTCGTGTTCGCGCGCGACGCCGGCGCACGGGTCGATGCCCGGGTCACGGTGTCGCACGCTCGTTCGGGCCGGGTCGTCGAGGTGCTCGCGCAGCAGGCCGACGCGACATGGAAGGTCGTGGCGACCCGACGGCTCGGCACGTCACGCACCTTCCTGATCGACGACGCGGTCCCGGCGGCCTCGGTGGCCGGCAAGCGACTCCGTGTGTGGACGGCTGCCTACCGCGGCGCCGCCGCAACGGCCTCCTCGATGCTTCTTCCTCCCACGGTCGGCGTGCCCGCCGTCGACGGTGATCCGGCGCAGCTGACCGTGGGCACGACCGGGACCGTGCGATCGGTGCGCTTCTACCTCGACGGCAAGCTCCTCGGGGAGGACACCGCAGCGCCCTGGGGCCTCAGTGCCGACCCTGCGGCCGGCACCCATGACGTCGTCGCTCGCGCGATCGGTCCGGTGGAGAGCGTGATCAGCCCGGTCACCGCCTTCGAGCGGGCAACGTCCCCGCTCGGCGCGGACTCCGGGATCGCCGAGAACTTCGCGATCGACACCGTCCAGAGCGGACTGGAACTGCCGACCAGCGCCGGGAGCACTCCTGAGGGAATCGTCTTCGTCGCGGAGAAGGGTGGACGGGTCAAGGTCGTCGAACCCAACGACGACGGCTGGTCGGTGCCCCACACGGTGCTCGATCTCAGCGACGACGTGCTCGACGAGGGCGACTCCGGCCTGACCGGTCTCGCCGTCGACCCCGACTTCGCCGCCAACGGCTACGTCTACGTCAGCTACGTCCGCGAAGGCGGAGTGGACCGGCACGCCCAGCAGGTCGTGCGGTTCACCTGGGACGGCACGGATCTGGCTGAGGCTTCCCGCCACGTCGTGCTCGGCTCGGTCACCGGTCCGGAGTGCTGGGAGGACGCGGCGATCCGCACCCCTGACTGTGTGCCGCTGATCGGGCTCTCGCACACGATCGGCGACCTCGGCTTCGATGACGACGGCCGGTTGCTGGTGGGCATCGGCGACGGTGCGCTCTACCTGGCCGAGGGTGGCCTCCAGGGGCGCCTGGAGACCTGGCGCGCCCAGGATCCCGATGTCCTGGCCGGCAAGGTGCTGCGCATCGACCCGGTCACGGGTCGTGGCGTTCCGGACAATCCGCTGTACGACGGCGACGGCTCCAGCAACGCGTCGCGAGTGCTCGCCCTCGGACTGCGCAACCCGTTCCGCTTCACGATGCACGGCGACCAGCTGGTCATCGGGGACGTCGGCGAAGGGGACTGGGAGGAGATCAACGTCCGGCACCTCGACGAGTCGGACGCGCCCGACGAGCCGGCCAACTTCGGGTGGCCGTGCCTGGAGGGTGAGAACGACACCGACCTCGGGGACGTGACGGACCCGGACAGCCCGTGGGTCGCTTGCGGCGCGGTGCGCGGCGAGGACGGGGCCAGCGCGCCGTCGTACTCCTATCCACACAACGGGAACGGCGGCTCCATCAGCGGCGGCGTCTTCCTCGACTCCACCGCCTACCCCGCCTCGATGCGCGGCCGCTACGTCTTCGGCGACTACGCCCAGGCCTTCATCCGCACCGCTGACGTCGACCACGACGGAGAGGCGACGGGCGTGGCCGGGCTGGCCGACGCCACGGCAGCCGAAGGGCCGGTCAAGTTCTTCACGGGGCCGGACGGCCTGGTGTGGTCGGTGTCGATCACGACCGGGTCACTGCGCCGGATCCGGTGGACCGGTGAGGCGCTCGCCGATCGCTGCGAGGTCGGCACCTTCCGTCGTACGTTCCACGACCTCGACGGTCCGGACTCGGCGTTCGACCAGGAGTACGAGGGGGAGTACGCGTGGTTGTTCCCCTACGCCGCCGTCCAGGTTCCCTCCGCCGCCATCGCAGATCCCACGTGCGAGCCGACCGTGCACCTCCCCGAGACCGGAGGGACGCGGTTCGCGACGTCGTGGCGAGGGCGCGTCGACGTCGACGCCGGCACGTGGCGGTTCCAGGTCGACGGCACCGAGTGGATCCGGCTGTGGGTCGACAACCAGCCCGTGCACGACTTCTATGCCAACGCGTTCTGGGGTGACAACCGGGTGCACGACGTGGCGCTGGCCAAGGGACAGCACCTGATCCAGGTCGAGCACCTCCACGGCGACCAGGACGTGGCCGCTGCTGACGTCACGTGGACCCGGGTCGGTGGGCCGCCGACGGTGGCGCTGACGGCTCCGGCCAACGGCTACGTCCCGACCGGTGGTGCCGTGCCGTGGAGCGTCGAGGTCAGTGACCCTGACGGCGACGACCCCGCAGCACTCGCGTCCACCGTCGTGCTGGCAGTGGACTCGCTGCACTACACGGGCACGTCCTTCCACGCCCACCCCTCGAGCCGGATCACGGGCCAGACCTCCGGGACTGTCCAGATCGACGACGTGCACGCGCCCGGTTCGGTCGTCATCCGACTGAAAGCGACCGTCACGGACGCGAGTGGTGCGCGGACGACGAGTGCGCCCGTCTACATCTGCCTGCCCGGTACGACGGCCGGTCCGTGCGCGGGGTGA
- a CDS encoding wax ester/triacylglycerol synthase family O-acyltransferase, translating to MKRQAISLNDSGWLRMETVATPMQVGMLATFSKPEDAGPSYLSDLVDRWRAHREFQPPFNYILHGSAIPRWEPLPDDAIDIDYHFRHSALPAPGGERELGILVSRLHSARMDRRYPLWECHVIEGLEGDRWSMYMKVHHSQIDGVGGVRLLRRTFSVDGDQRDMLPPWAIGVRGPDQSGVASAPRPKIPAVAGRARLKSVRAVAGSLTRTYKESFFGTKDELRAAPYRAPKSIFNGKISTPRRFATQQYPIDRLRAVGTAAGGSLNDVFLAICGGAIRRYLQDVDALPAQSLIANVPVSVRTGEGASVGNAITFLYTQLGTDVEDPLERIARIKASTQLGKERLPQVSGAAMDAYTAGLMAPFLGQAMAHIGGRGRPASNLVLSNVPGPAEPRYVDGSRLEEYYPLSLLFHGQALNITAISYAGQFNIGFTGCRDNLPHLQRIAVYAGEALEELEAALDISAASSAG from the coding sequence ATGAAGAGGCAAGCGATCAGCCTGAACGACTCGGGCTGGCTCCGCATGGAGACCGTGGCCACGCCGATGCAGGTGGGCATGCTGGCGACTTTCTCGAAGCCCGAGGATGCCGGTCCGTCGTACCTCTCGGACCTGGTCGACCGATGGCGAGCCCATCGCGAGTTCCAGCCGCCGTTCAACTACATCCTGCACGGGTCGGCGATCCCCCGGTGGGAGCCGCTGCCCGACGACGCCATCGACATCGACTACCACTTCCGTCACTCGGCGCTTCCCGCTCCCGGGGGTGAGCGCGAGCTCGGCATCCTGGTCTCGCGCCTGCACTCGGCCCGGATGGACCGGCGCTACCCGCTGTGGGAGTGCCACGTCATCGAGGGCCTCGAGGGCGACCGCTGGTCGATGTACATGAAGGTGCACCACAGCCAGATCGACGGCGTGGGCGGCGTCCGGCTGCTTCGTCGTACGTTCTCGGTCGACGGCGACCAGCGCGACATGCTCCCCCCGTGGGCGATCGGCGTCCGCGGCCCCGACCAGTCAGGCGTGGCGTCCGCGCCGCGTCCGAAGATCCCGGCCGTCGCCGGCCGCGCCCGCCTGAAGAGCGTCCGCGCCGTGGCGGGTTCCCTGACCCGCACCTACAAGGAGTCGTTCTTCGGAACGAAGGACGAGTTGCGGGCGGCGCCGTACCGCGCCCCGAAGTCGATCTTCAACGGCAAGATCAGCACGCCCCGCCGCTTCGCGACCCAGCAGTACCCGATCGACCGGCTCCGGGCCGTCGGCACCGCAGCAGGCGGCAGCCTCAACGACGTGTTCCTTGCGATCTGCGGTGGCGCGATCCGCCGCTACCTGCAGGACGTCGATGCCCTGCCCGCGCAGAGCCTGATCGCCAACGTGCCCGTCTCGGTCCGCACCGGCGAGGGAGCGTCCGTCGGCAACGCCATCACGTTCCTCTACACGCAGCTCGGCACCGACGTCGAGGACCCGCTCGAGCGGATCGCCCGCATCAAGGCCTCCACGCAGCTCGGCAAGGAACGCCTGCCCCAGGTCTCCGGCGCCGCCATGGACGCCTACACCGCGGGCCTGATGGCCCCGTTCCTCGGCCAGGCGATGGCGCACATCGGCGGCCGCGGCCGCCCCGCGTCCAACCTGGTCCTCTCCAACGTCCCGGGCCCGGCCGAGCCGCGGTACGTCGACGGTTCCCGCCTCGAGGAGTATTACCCCCTCAGCCTGCTGTTCCACGGCCAGGCCCTGAACATCACCGCGATCAGCTACGCCGGCCAGTTCAACATCGGCTTCACCGGCTGCCGCGACAACCTCCCCCACCTGCAGCGCATCGCCGTCTACGCCGGCGAGGCGCTGGAGGAACTCGAGGCGGCGCTCGACATCAGTGCGGCGTCCTCAGCGGGGTAG
- a CDS encoding DUF262 domain-containing protein produces MLEPLSVTRTTYTVIDFLEWQRQGSLELQPYYQRRSVWNPRVKSLLIDSLLRGFPLPLIFLHSRLDVATSKTVRQVVDGQQRLRSILSFVDIESINDRDEWDDFTVLRSHNREFAGLSFAQLPDDTQTQILQTPLSVNVLPAGVDDVTVLTIFQRMNSTGHKLNDQEIRNATYFGEFKDAAYELAYEQYQRWLRWDIFNAQEIAQMREVELTSDLMGFLMRGIQARTKATLNGLYKANDEGFPDRIVVADQLRAAFDYLDRVYSPGASRSGLKRFRSSAWFYAAFAVAAAVVRGELDLVPEALVDRLESAEVQLRRPQDLDEQLVKVLRGATADRRSRQLRVDFLLSI; encoded by the coding sequence GTGCTTGAGCCACTATCCGTAACCCGGACGACCTATACCGTCATCGACTTTCTGGAGTGGCAGCGTCAGGGATCCCTCGAGCTGCAGCCGTACTACCAGCGGCGTTCGGTATGGAATCCGCGGGTAAAGAGCCTTCTGATCGACTCCTTGCTGCGTGGGTTCCCTCTTCCGCTGATCTTTCTCCACAGCCGACTCGATGTCGCAACCTCAAAGACTGTCCGACAAGTCGTCGATGGGCAGCAGCGGCTTCGATCGATCTTGAGCTTCGTGGACATCGAGTCGATCAACGACCGCGACGAGTGGGACGACTTTACTGTGCTCCGATCGCACAATCGTGAGTTCGCGGGGCTGTCTTTTGCTCAGCTTCCAGACGACACTCAAACTCAAATACTGCAGACTCCTCTGTCGGTGAACGTTCTGCCCGCTGGAGTCGATGACGTGACTGTTCTGACGATCTTTCAGCGAATGAACTCGACTGGTCACAAGCTGAACGATCAAGAGATCCGAAATGCCACGTACTTCGGCGAGTTCAAGGATGCCGCCTATGAGCTTGCCTACGAGCAGTATCAGCGGTGGCTCAGATGGGACATTTTCAACGCGCAGGAGATTGCCCAGATGCGCGAGGTCGAGCTCACCTCCGACCTGATGGGGTTCCTGATGAGGGGCATCCAGGCGAGGACAAAGGCAACGCTGAATGGCCTTTACAAGGCCAACGATGAGGGGTTCCCCGACAGGATTGTTGTTGCCGACCAATTGAGGGCCGCTTTCGACTACCTCGACCGTGTCTACTCGCCTGGCGCGAGCAGATCTGGTCTCAAACGCTTCAGGTCGTCTGCCTGGTTCTATGCGGCGTTCGCCGTCGCAGCGGCGGTCGTTCGTGGAGAGCTGGATCTTGTCCCCGAGGCATTGGTCGACCGGCTTGAGTCGGCCGAAGTCCAACTGCGAAGGCCGCAGGACCTCGACGAGCAACTCGTCAAGGTTCTGCGCGGGGCTACCGCCGATCGCCGGAGTCGCCAGCTCCGGGTGGACTTCCTTCTGAGCATCTGA
- a CDS encoding medium chain dehydrogenase/reductase family protein: protein MDIRQVVITRAGGPEQLRLQTSRLNPPAPGEAQVEVVAAGINFADILARQGLYPDAPPLPLVVGYEVSGTVRAVGTGVDESLVGQDVLALTRFGGYSSALNVPVTQVFAKPAALSHAEAASIPVAYLTAWQLLVVQGGLREGDTVLIQNAGSGVGLAALDIARHVGARTIGTASAGKHDFLTARGLDHAIDYRTGDWAAEVRALTDDRGVELVIDPLGGESFRRSRSVLRPTGRLGMYGVSAASSNQGLRGKLQLAKTAALMPLFHPVPLMNANQGAFGVNLGHMWDEVDRLRRWMEQVLKGVGSGWVRPHVDSSYPLADASRAHEHIEARRSTGKVVLEP from the coding sequence ATGGACATCCGACAGGTCGTCATCACCCGCGCAGGCGGCCCGGAGCAGCTGAGGCTTCAGACGTCTCGACTCAACCCACCGGCCCCTGGTGAGGCGCAGGTGGAGGTGGTCGCCGCGGGCATCAACTTCGCCGACATCCTCGCCCGTCAAGGCCTCTACCCCGACGCGCCGCCGCTGCCGCTGGTGGTCGGTTACGAGGTCTCGGGCACGGTGCGTGCCGTGGGAACGGGGGTCGATGAGTCCCTGGTCGGGCAGGACGTCCTCGCGCTGACCCGTTTCGGCGGCTACAGCAGCGCTCTGAACGTCCCAGTGACCCAGGTCTTCGCCAAGCCGGCGGCGCTGAGCCACGCGGAGGCCGCGTCGATCCCGGTCGCCTACCTCACCGCCTGGCAGCTCCTCGTGGTGCAGGGCGGTCTCCGCGAAGGGGACACCGTGCTCATCCAGAACGCTGGGTCCGGGGTCGGCCTCGCTGCTCTCGACATCGCTCGCCACGTGGGGGCGCGCACCATCGGTACCGCCAGCGCGGGCAAGCACGACTTCCTCACGGCTCGCGGCCTGGACCACGCCATCGACTACCGCACCGGCGACTGGGCCGCCGAGGTCCGCGCCCTCACCGACGACCGGGGCGTAGAGCTGGTCATCGACCCGCTCGGCGGAGAGAGCTTCCGCCGGTCCCGCAGCGTCCTGCGCCCCACCGGCCGGCTCGGGATGTACGGCGTGTCCGCCGCCTCCAGCAACCAAGGTCTGCGCGGCAAGCTGCAGTTGGCCAAGACCGCGGCGTTGATGCCTCTGTTCCACCCCGTGCCGCTCATGAACGCCAATCAAGGTGCCTTCGGGGTCAACCTCGGGCACATGTGGGACGAGGTCGACAGGCTGCGTCGATGGATGGAGCAGGTGCTCAAGGGCGTCGGGTCCGGTTGGGTGCGTCCGCACGTCGACTCCTCGTACCCCCTGGCCGACGCGAGCCGAGCCCACGAGCACATTGAGGCTCGCCGCAGCACCGGCAAGGTCGTACTGGAACCCTGA
- a CDS encoding GDSL-type esterase/lipase family protein, with the protein MSRRRSFLGASCGLLALASGLSLPATAHGADDEPPAPSDVVRVLLVGDSVTQGSSGDWTWRYRLWRHFQDAGVAVDFVGPRDDLWNLRPSGPGATSYVDPGFDRDHAARWGMWSGFPDTPIATLVADHHPDVVVSMLGVNDLLYGRAPEAVAADTTAIVEAARAVDPDLAFVFAEATQHWFTGVDTLNDALPAVVAGLTSPASPVAVATTSSGYDELQDTWDHAHANARGEVKIAAAVADALHELGIGPPAARPLVMPPVGPRSGATLTSSAGNGAGTLTWQGAAGATTQLLWGRDSTLGQPWGVLAEGLPPDGSLGITSLVNGHRYQYRLQPVKGDDAPEGAVFSPVVDVVPVAPPPLPSPPPAPVALTAPTDVRSVAGRRCARLAWRPVRGATSYWIQRRVDGRWTRGVRTAGTRVTLRQLPLRYSWRFRIRAVRGSAVGPQATITVRRRSGRC; encoded by the coding sequence GTGAGTCGTCGCAGGTCCTTCCTCGGTGCGTCGTGCGGACTGCTGGCCCTGGCGAGTGGCCTGTCCCTGCCAGCCACCGCCCACGGCGCCGACGATGAACCGCCTGCGCCCAGTGACGTCGTTCGGGTGCTGCTCGTCGGTGACTCGGTCACCCAGGGCTCGTCGGGCGACTGGACCTGGCGGTACCGCTTGTGGCGCCACTTCCAGGACGCCGGTGTCGCCGTCGACTTCGTCGGCCCCCGTGATGACCTGTGGAACCTGCGTCCGAGCGGTCCCGGCGCGACGTCGTACGTCGATCCGGGCTTCGACCGCGACCACGCCGCTCGATGGGGGATGTGGAGCGGGTTCCCGGACACGCCGATCGCGACCCTCGTCGCCGATCACCACCCCGACGTCGTGGTGAGCATGCTGGGCGTCAACGACCTCCTGTACGGCCGCGCGCCCGAAGCGGTGGCCGCGGACACCACCGCCATCGTCGAGGCGGCCCGCGCGGTCGACCCGGATCTCGCGTTCGTCTTCGCTGAGGCGACCCAGCACTGGTTCACCGGCGTGGACACGCTCAATGACGCACTGCCGGCGGTCGTCGCCGGCCTCACGAGCCCTGCGTCGCCCGTCGCGGTCGCCACCACGTCGAGCGGGTACGACGAACTGCAGGACACCTGGGACCACGCGCACGCCAACGCCCGCGGCGAGGTCAAGATCGCTGCTGCCGTCGCGGACGCCTTGCACGAGCTCGGGATCGGACCTCCTGCTGCGCGGCCGTTGGTGATGCCTCCGGTCGGTCCGAGGTCCGGTGCCACGTTGACGTCGTCGGCCGGCAACGGAGCGGGGACGTTGACCTGGCAGGGAGCCGCGGGTGCCACCACCCAGTTGCTGTGGGGCCGTGACAGCACGCTGGGCCAGCCGTGGGGCGTCCTCGCCGAAGGCCTGCCTCCCGACGGATCGCTGGGCATCACCTCGCTGGTGAACGGCCATCGGTACCAGTACCGGTTGCAGCCGGTGAAGGGCGACGACGCGCCCGAGGGTGCGGTCTTCTCGCCCGTGGTCGACGTCGTGCCCGTCGCCCCACCACCTCTGCCGTCCCCACCGCCTGCACCCGTCGCCCTGACCGCGCCGACCGACGTGCGCTCGGTCGCCGGCCGGCGCTGTGCACGACTGGCCTGGCGGCCGGTGAGGGGCGCGACGTCGTACTGGATCCAGCGCCGGGTCGACGGTCGCTGGACCCGGGGGGTGCGGACGGCGGGGACGCGGGTGACCCTGCGGCAGTTGCCGCTCCGGTACTCGTGGCGCTTCCGGATCCGCGCCGTCCGTGGATCGGCGGTCGGCCCCCAGGCCACCATCACGGTCAGGCGTCGCTCGGGTCGCTGCTGA
- a CDS encoding IS110 family transposase, with translation MGCPPFAGVAHFRSAARRAPLTRRGSRRDCPARSSNAHLAVHIGLSHRREKHMEHVIIGVDPHKLSATIEVVDQQEQLLGSGRFTTDHAGYKAMRTYAKSWPNRVWAVEGANGVGRPLAQRLLESGEHVVDVPAKLAARIRLFDTGHNRKTDARDAHSIAIVAVRTKTLRVLQVDGQLEALRMLTDRREALTRRRVQTVDRLQALLAELLPGQAKRDITTGQAKAMLASVRPRDIAGKTCRRIAADELAELINVEAKIKKATAELKAIVLARGSTLMDIHGVGPVVAARILADVGDIARFADRNRFASWTGTAPLDASSGEQNRHRLSRAGNRRMNHMIHIAAVTQLRVDTDGRTYYRRKRTEGKKSLEALRCLKRRISDVIYRQLVADAERVAGAGPGGHCGASQESSAADLPPHIGTSDQPLPGPAGQTLRPASTSRKTRGEDLAATG, from the coding sequence TTGGGCTGCCCACCCTTCGCGGGTGTGGCTCACTTTCGGTCTGCAGCCCGCCGGGCGCCGCTGACGAGGCGTGGCTCAAGAAGGGACTGCCCTGCTCGTAGTAGCAATGCCCACCTCGCCGTCCACATCGGTCTGAGCCACAGGCGGGAGAAGCACATGGAGCACGTCATCATCGGGGTCGATCCCCACAAGCTGTCAGCGACGATCGAGGTCGTAGACCAGCAAGAACAGCTACTTGGTTCTGGTCGCTTCACCACTGACCACGCTGGCTACAAGGCAATGCGGACCTACGCGAAGTCATGGCCGAATCGGGTCTGGGCAGTCGAGGGCGCCAACGGTGTCGGACGTCCGCTGGCGCAACGGCTGCTCGAGTCCGGCGAACATGTCGTCGATGTCCCAGCCAAGCTCGCGGCCCGTATCCGGCTGTTCGACACCGGCCACAACCGCAAGACGGACGCCCGGGACGCCCACTCGATCGCGATCGTCGCAGTCCGCACCAAGACCTTGCGAGTGCTGCAGGTCGACGGCCAACTTGAAGCGCTACGGATGCTCACCGACCGACGAGAAGCACTGACCCGACGCCGCGTCCAGACGGTCGACCGCCTTCAAGCCTTGCTCGCAGAACTCCTTCCGGGACAGGCCAAACGCGACATCACCACCGGCCAGGCCAAAGCAATGCTGGCTTCCGTGCGCCCGCGTGACATCGCAGGCAAGACCTGTCGGCGCATCGCGGCCGACGAGCTCGCCGAGCTGATCAACGTCGAGGCGAAGATCAAGAAGGCCACCGCCGAACTCAAAGCCATCGTGCTCGCCCGCGGTTCTACGCTGATGGACATCCACGGTGTCGGGCCAGTCGTGGCCGCCCGGATCCTCGCCGATGTCGGCGACATCGCTCGCTTCGCCGACCGCAACCGATTCGCATCCTGGACCGGCACCGCGCCCCTGGACGCATCCTCAGGCGAACAGAACCGGCATCGGCTTTCGCGAGCCGGCAACCGCCGGATGAATCACATGATTCACATCGCTGCGGTCACGCAACTTCGGGTTGATACCGACGGCCGGACCTACTACCGACGCAAGCGAACCGAGGGCAAGAAATCACTCGAGGCACTCCGCTGTCTCAAGCGCAGGATCTCCGACGTCATCTACCGACAGCTCGTTGCTGACGCTGAGCGCGTTGCTGGGGCGGGTCCGGGAGGGCACTGCGGGGCGTCTCAGGAATCCAGCGCGGCCGACCTGCCCCCGCACATCGGCACTTCGGATCAGCCACTTCCCGGACCCGCAGGTCAGACGCTACGCCCGGCATCGACGTCTCGGAAGACCCGCGGCGAGGACCTCGCAGCGACTGGTTGA